Proteins encoded by one window of Thalassoroseus pseudoceratinae:
- a CDS encoding HD domain-containing protein, which produces MPNVLQDVPELSQSGDDRGLVRIPVEQDVPFTPRVRALVDTPQFQRLRQISQLGLTSLVYPGATHTRFEHALGVFHNAIRYLRQLGKDPRFEAIADRHTIDVLLASALLHDLGHWPFCHPIEDMALPNLPPHEAFAREFLLEPELSTVLRERWEIEPEEVLSVLTHSATSPGLRLADSVLSGPIDIDKMDYLHRDSLHCGVPYGRNFDRNRLMQSLMLDSDGTGLAISEKGRTAAEMMVFARYVMFSEVYWHHTVRAATCQFARIFYELSPRLDLQSFFRMGDAEAIEELKRHASELPKNEMIDELFGSQRVLYKLVHELSIFQHEDLYRLLAGRPFGDLVAVCSQVANEASKQLGCEVRKTDIVIDAPPVHREVQFRVQIHYPKEERARWLADVSPVVASLAREQFDDFVKRVRVFVHPRLRDRLRNWTGFLPCIRVAIESRIAANHS; this is translated from the coding sequence ATGCCAAATGTCTTACAGGATGTGCCGGAGTTGTCGCAGAGTGGGGATGATCGCGGATTGGTGCGAATTCCCGTGGAACAAGACGTCCCGTTCACGCCGCGTGTTCGAGCGCTCGTGGATACTCCGCAATTCCAACGGCTTCGGCAGATCTCCCAACTCGGACTGACCTCGCTGGTTTATCCGGGAGCCACGCATACACGGTTCGAACATGCGTTGGGTGTGTTTCACAACGCGATTCGATACCTTCGCCAACTCGGCAAAGATCCCCGATTCGAGGCCATCGCGGACCGGCACACAATCGACGTGCTGCTGGCTTCCGCCCTGTTGCATGACCTGGGGCATTGGCCGTTCTGCCATCCGATCGAGGACATGGCTCTCCCGAATCTGCCGCCGCACGAGGCCTTCGCGCGGGAATTCCTATTGGAACCGGAACTGTCGACGGTGTTGCGGGAGCGGTGGGAGATCGAACCGGAGGAAGTGTTGTCCGTGCTGACACACTCGGCGACGTCGCCCGGCTTGCGGTTGGCGGATTCCGTGTTGTCCGGTCCCATTGACATCGACAAGATGGATTATCTTCATCGAGACAGCCTGCATTGCGGCGTACCGTATGGACGGAACTTCGACCGCAACCGATTAATGCAATCACTGATGCTCGATTCCGACGGAACCGGGCTGGCGATCAGTGAGAAAGGTCGCACTGCCGCTGAGATGATGGTGTTCGCTCGATACGTGATGTTCAGCGAAGTCTATTGGCATCACACGGTGCGAGCGGCGACGTGTCAATTCGCGCGAATTTTTTATGAGCTGTCGCCACGACTCGATCTGCAGTCCTTCTTCCGCATGGGCGATGCGGAGGCCATCGAGGAACTGAAACGACACGCGAGCGAGCTTCCGAAAAACGAAATGATCGACGAACTGTTCGGCTCGCAACGCGTCCTCTACAAGCTCGTGCACGAACTCAGCATTTTCCAGCACGAGGATTTATATCGGTTGCTCGCTGGCAGACCGTTTGGCGACTTGGTCGCGGTGTGCTCGCAGGTGGCGAACGAGGCATCGAAGCAATTGGGGTGTGAAGTTCGGAAAACGGATATCGTGATCGATGCTCCGCCTGTGCATCGAGAAGTGCAATTCCGCGTGCAAATCCATTATCCGAAGGAAGAACGCGCACGATGGCTGGCCGACGTGTCTCCCGTGGTCGCATCGTTAGCACGGGAGCAGTTCGATGACTTTGTGAAACGTGTCCGTGTCTTCGTCCATCCGCGGCTACGGGACCGCTTGCGAAATTGGACGGGATTCCTTCCCTGCATACGTGTGGCGATCGAAAGTCGGATTGCGGCGAATCACTCCTGA